One window from the genome of Salvelinus sp. IW2-2015 linkage group LG30, ASM291031v2, whole genome shotgun sequence encodes:
- the mrps21 gene encoding small ribosomal subunit protein bS21m: MANHLRFVARTVMVNEGNIDAAYKALNRVLSVDGIIETVKRKRYYEKPCRRRQRENYENCKRIYHSEMARKISFISRTQRRDPWVGS; this comes from the exons ATGGCGAACCACCTTCGTTTTGTTGCTCGGACGGTGATGGTCAATGAGGGCAATATCGATGCAGCTTACAAGGCTCTAAATAG AGTGCTGTCTGTGGATGGAATTATCGAAACGGTGAAACGAAAGCGCTACTATGAGAAGCCATGTCGGCGCAGGCAGCGAGAGAACTACGAGAACTGCAAGAGGATCTATCATTCTGAAATGGCCAGGAAGATCTCCTTCATCTCCCGGACGCAAAGACGAGACCCCTGGGTCGGCTCCTAG